A region from the Acyrthosiphon pisum isolate AL4f chromosome A1, pea_aphid_22Mar2018_4r6ur, whole genome shotgun sequence genome encodes:
- the LOC103308081 gene encoding DNA-directed RNA polymerase III subunit RPC3, protein MSSDYCRICTSILRDYFGQDVSEIAKPLQWGQKSLMTLSTMLDGKYPRHLIQETIIVLLQFNFVSAICNVHSVQIEYKLNMENILMILRYPKYLSIIKRKFGNQYKELVETLLCLGRASLSKIVSECIKLQNKTDDLYNNYWEKAIELIRNEYFKRTPTYVVWTEVKQNKIFTPPTKNQKDEKKILFTLNYNKFHQDMRNKIIIDAVVRTFDDTIVGEVMSTILSQCADSSAPVSNPISLQLIRSNLSVGHNYLLEYITMIEEDPTKFLCKSYGTMCNITVNFKQIINCLNDSIMDQVVSYKFGESSARLFRATRSNKLLELERLQQTALIPDRETKTLTSELFMNNYLQVQELRKPNTRLGRNDGKSFYLYHLNERQLHQELTEEILKMIGNCMMWKFKTCEDNKRLLKNKARFDGMVQGLQDKQEADKDFIEEAMDNLFSPSERILLDSINRLLRKCQLNIMRLDVCLFLFHSYKRYNETIK, encoded by the coding sequence atGTCATCCGACTATTGTCGAATTTGCACATCTATTTTGCGTGATTATTTTGGTCAAGACGTTTCTGAAATTGCAAAACCTTTACAATGGGGTCAGAAATCCCTAATGACTTTGAGTACCATGTTGGATGGAAAATATCCTCGGCACTTGATACAGGAAAcgataattgttttattgcaATTCAATTTTGTATCGGCAATTTGTAATGTCCACTCAGTACAAATAGAATACAAATTGAATATGGAAAATATTCTAATGATTTTAAGGTAcccaaaatatttatcaattattaagaGAAAATTTGGTAATCAGTATAAGGAACTTGTTGAAACTTTACTTTGTCTTGGTCGAGCTTCATTATCAAAAATTGTTAGtgaatgtattaaattacaaaataaaaccgatgatttatacaataattattgggaAAAAGCTATTGAATTAATaagaaatgaatattttaaaagaacacCTACATATGTTGTTTGGACTgaagttaaacaaaataaaatatttacaccaccaacaaaaaatcaaaaagatgagaaaaaaattttgtttactcTCAATTATAATAAGTTTCATCAAGACATGAGAAATAAAATCATCATAGATGCTGTGGTAAGAACATTTGATGATACAATTGTAGGTGAAGTAATGTCTACAATATTAAGTCAATGTGCTGACAGTAGTGCACCAGTTTCAAACCCTATATCATTGCAATTAATTAGAAGTAATTTATCTGTtggtcataattatttattagaatatataacAATGATAGAAGAAGACCcaactaaatttttatgtaaatcgtATGGTACAATGTGTAACATTACTGTTAATTTTAAacagataataaattgtttaaatgattCAATAATGGACCAAGTAGTAAGCTATAAGTTTGGTGAAAGTTCTGCAAGGTTATTCAGAGCGACTAGGAGCAACAAACTTCTTGAACTAGAACGTCTCCAACAAACTGCTTTAATACCAGACCGTGAAACAAAAACATTAACATCTGaactatttatgaataattacctCCAAGTTCAAGAATTAAGAAAACCAAATACTCGTTTAGGTCGAAATGATGGGAAATCTTTTTATTTGTACCATTTAAATGAACGTCAACTACATCAAGAATTAAcagaagaaatattaaaaatgattgggAACTGCATGATGTGGAAGTTTAAAACTTGTGAAGATAATAAaagattactaaaaaataaagctCGATTTGATGGTATGGTTCAAGGATTACAAGATAAACAAGAAGCCGACAAGGATTTTATCGAAGAAGCTATggacaatttattttcaccaaGTGAACGAATATTGCTGGACTCAATAAACAGGCTGTTGCGCAAGTGTCAGCTAAACATTATGAGATTAGacgtgtgtttatttttattccattctTATAAGCGATACAatgaaactattaaataa
- the LOC100162142 gene encoding glutathione hydrolase 7 isoform X2, whose product MGGNAVDAAITAALCNSVVLPHLSGLGGSGVMVVYDHRNGIGNTIDFRATHSSHNIIGVPGFIAGLFYANVKYGILPWKTLVEPSINLAKIGITVTESLLEAINQNTTKFVKDDNLKRWLSTVSTRSPGQIVKAPNGLIKTLTSISLHGPIEFYKEMSKELESTLKPDDVISYQPLVLPVLKQNFMNYCIITSNNGTGGPILLEVLSNINNINTNVEDLSILNSFKRDNWSQNSGLQVSTTDAFDLYVTITSGIGSVFGSYILTNSGYILNNILDSNLKEHMINQTERVTSLHLPVIAVETGNICGRRLISGAADVRDGTQLLLSMLKTDPQDILSVNNIPRFRLKNNDVAIEYPSNITKQFSELLLSIGFNLSEATLPYPTSNIVQKKGDRSVAFSDSRGSGKSYTL is encoded by the exons ATGGGCGGTAATGCAGTTGATGCAGCAATTACTGCTGCATTATGCAACTCTGTAGTACTCCCTCATCTTTCAGGATTAGGAGg AAGTGGTGTTATGGTGGTGTACGATCATCGAAATGGTATAGGAAATACAATTGATTTTAGAGCTACACAtagttcacataatattatcggaGTACCAGGTTTTATAGCAGGATTGTTTTATGCCAATGTAAAATATGGAATTCTTCCTTGGAAGACACTAGTTGAACCTTCCATAAACCTAGCAAA gATAGGCATAACTGTTACGGAAAGTTTACTTGAAGCAATTAATCAGAATACCACTAAGTTTGTTAAAGATGATAACCTTAAACGTTGGTTGTCCACAGTATCAACTAGATCACCTGGTCAAATAGTTAAAGCACCAAATGGTCTTATAAAAACTCTTACCTCAATATCTTTACATGGACCCATTG aattttataaagaaatgtCTAAAGAATTGGAGTCTACCTTAAAACCAGATGATGTAATTAGCTACCAACCACTTGTTTTACcagtattaaaacaaaattttatgaaCTATTGCATTATAACCTCAAATAATGGTACCGGAGGACCAATTTTACTGGAAGTATtaagtaatatcaataatattaatacaaatgttGAAGATCTATCAATATTGAATAGCTTTAAAA GAGATAATTGGAGTCAAAATTCAGGATTACAAGTTTCTACTACAGATGCTTTTGATCTTTATGTAACTATTACAag TGGTATTGGTTCTGTTTTTGGATcctatattttaactaattctggttatatattgaataatattttggattcAAATCTTAAAGAACATATGATAAATCAAACAGAACGAGTAACATCTTTGCATTTACCAGTTATTGCTGTGGAAACAGGAAATATATGTGGAAGAAGATTAATCTCAGGTGCTGCTGATGTACGTGATGGTACTCAATTACTTTTATCAATGTTAAAAACAGATCCACAAGACATATtaagtgttaataatattcctcgttttcgtttaaaaaataatgatgttgCAATTGAATATCCAAGTAATATAACTAAACAATTTTCAGAATTATTGTTAAGTATTGGATTTAATTTATCTGAAGCAACTTTGCCTTATCCTACTTCtaatatagtacaaaaaaaaggAGATAGATCTGTTGCTTTCTCTGATTCTCGTGGATCTGGGAAatcttatactttatag
- the LOC100162142 gene encoding glutathione hydrolase 7 isoform X1, with product MDDDTIDKLSSQTVYDHDGCEKTPLYAKNNNEKALLKLIVGFCMVFCIGLLIILLIHIHYGSHQLVPHGNVASDNDQCSQHGIDVLKMGGNAVDAAITAALCNSVVLPHLSGLGGSGVMVVYDHRNGIGNTIDFRATHSSHNIIGVPGFIAGLFYANVKYGILPWKTLVEPSINLAKIGITVTESLLEAINQNTTKFVKDDNLKRWLSTVSTRSPGQIVKAPNGLIKTLTSISLHGPIEFYKEMSKELESTLKPDDVISYQPLVLPVLKQNFMNYCIITSNNGTGGPILLEVLSNINNINTNVEDLSILNSFKRDNWSQNSGLQVSTTDAFDLYVTITSGIGSVFGSYILTNSGYILNNILDSNLKEHMINQTERVTSLHLPVIAVETGNICGRRLISGAADVRDGTQLLLSMLKTDPQDILSVNNIPRFRLKNNDVAIEYPSNITKQFSELLLSIGFNLSEATLPYPTSNIVQKKGDRSVAFSDSRGSGKSYTL from the exons ATGGATGACGACACTATTGATAAACTTTCCAGTCAAA CTGTATATGACCATGATGGTTGTGAAAAGACACCACTTTATgctaaaaataacaatgaaaaagctctacttaaattaattgtagGTTTTTGTATGGTATTTTGCAttggattattaattattttattaattcacatTCATTATGGATCACAtcag TTAGTACCTCATGGAAATGTAGCAAGTGATAATGATCAATGCTCTCAACATGGAATTGATGTGCTCAAAATGGGCGGTAATGCAGTTGATGCAGCAATTACTGCTGCATTATGCAACTCTGTAGTACTCCCTCATCTTTCAGGATTAGGAGg AAGTGGTGTTATGGTGGTGTACGATCATCGAAATGGTATAGGAAATACAATTGATTTTAGAGCTACACAtagttcacataatattatcggaGTACCAGGTTTTATAGCAGGATTGTTTTATGCCAATGTAAAATATGGAATTCTTCCTTGGAAGACACTAGTTGAACCTTCCATAAACCTAGCAAA gATAGGCATAACTGTTACGGAAAGTTTACTTGAAGCAATTAATCAGAATACCACTAAGTTTGTTAAAGATGATAACCTTAAACGTTGGTTGTCCACAGTATCAACTAGATCACCTGGTCAAATAGTTAAAGCACCAAATGGTCTTATAAAAACTCTTACCTCAATATCTTTACATGGACCCATTG aattttataaagaaatgtCTAAAGAATTGGAGTCTACCTTAAAACCAGATGATGTAATTAGCTACCAACCACTTGTTTTACcagtattaaaacaaaattttatgaaCTATTGCATTATAACCTCAAATAATGGTACCGGAGGACCAATTTTACTGGAAGTATtaagtaatatcaataatattaatacaaatgttGAAGATCTATCAATATTGAATAGCTTTAAAA GAGATAATTGGAGTCAAAATTCAGGATTACAAGTTTCTACTACAGATGCTTTTGATCTTTATGTAACTATTACAag TGGTATTGGTTCTGTTTTTGGATcctatattttaactaattctggttatatattgaataatattttggattcAAATCTTAAAGAACATATGATAAATCAAACAGAACGAGTAACATCTTTGCATTTACCAGTTATTGCTGTGGAAACAGGAAATATATGTGGAAGAAGATTAATCTCAGGTGCTGCTGATGTACGTGATGGTACTCAATTACTTTTATCAATGTTAAAAACAGATCCACAAGACATATtaagtgttaataatattcctcgttttcgtttaaaaaataatgatgttgCAATTGAATATCCAAGTAATATAACTAAACAATTTTCAGAATTATTGTTAAGTATTGGATTTAATTTATCTGAAGCAACTTTGCCTTATCCTACTTCtaatatagtacaaaaaaaaggAGATAGATCTGTTGCTTTCTCTGATTCTCGTGGATCTGGGAAatcttatactttatag